The following proteins are co-located in the Verrucomicrobiia bacterium genome:
- a CDS encoding glycoside hydrolase family 2 TIM barrel-domain containing protein has product MTVCAVAASLWLLGGPGLVAHAAPYTPPSSNRSDLLLDDSWKFILADVPGATNVVFDDSSWTPITLPHTWNNLDGQDGGGNYFRGIGWYRRHYTVDGSYTNRQLFLKFDGANIVADVYVNGTFVGEHKGGFSAFVYDVTPYINVGADNVIAVKMNNASNADIPPLNADFTFFGGIYRDVHLLVMDKLHVTPLDYGSPGVYLKQTSVSSNSANLQVTARLRNDTAGNSNVTITTVIVDATNKVVATLTTNQVLGAGSDLAIVQSTTISNPHLWNGRADPYLYQAYVQVSDGTTNNDLVQQPLGFRYFSVDMNTGFHLNGQYLDLHGVNFHQDRLNEGWAISAADMTQDVGLVAEMGCTVVRLGHYQHPQTEYNLLDQDGIVVWSEIPLIDNISSSVNFSNNASQQLIETIRQNYNHPSICFWGVYNEIILQSGPDPRPLVQSLNQLAHAEDPTRLTTAASCCADNGDPLNWYTDVIGFNEYYGWYTGFYTDFGGAMDTKFQGAQRPMGISEYGAGASIFQHMENPSEPANISSAGTPHYEEYQNLLHESTWQQMQARPYLWLKTVWNMFDFASDGRNEGDTAGRNDKGLVTYDRQTRKDSFYWYKANWTTNGFVYISSRRFTPRATTTVEVKAYSNCDSVQLQINGVSQGTLTSTNHIYKWAGRTLAGSSNALVAIGTQGSQIFTDTVIWVVATAVNSGGSAVGQFAADAYFTAGAASSSTNTIDTSTVSNPAPQAVYQTSRFGNFSYVFPGLVTSSNYLVRLHFADYFWTTTGQRRFNVAINGAQVLSNFDIIAAAGAPNRANIQQFIAAPDNSGQITVQYTTLLDNALSSGIELVPNGLVSNRPPVIVINSPVGALATLNSTNSALVLNATVTDDGNPQPSTLTMTWTQVAGPGTVIFGSSNAPVTTAIFPQSGAYILRLTASDGEFQAIQNVNVTVDPATVYAAGLTAYWKFDETSGTTAFDSSGNGLNAAASSAALWTTNGYINGAVNINNTGANNVNAGHPAALNNLFSTGATVCAYINTASLGGGSLGRIMDKSGTGWILYTQNSFISGQYQLQFEQTFTNNRTNKWQTGHIITTSTWAHVAISYSSSSQSNIPGFYVNGVAQSITDVSTGPGGLSETPRDDSAQNLMIGNRADAARPFGGRIDDVRIYSRSLSAAEVFGLATLPTGDRAPFVSAGTNRITVVGAPTPLAGTAADDGLPNPPGVLTTTWSQISGAGTATFGNANATNTTVTFDTTGVYDLRLTADDGQAQAASDMTITVMTPTLFQSWQLQYFMCVDCPQAAANADPDGDGMNNFQEFQAGTDPTNSKSVFHITSVTTQGSDVRVTWTTVGGNTYAVQGAAAAGYSSNNFVDLTDLIFAPGNGESTTNYLDEGASTNGPGRYYRIRLAVPQ; this is encoded by the coding sequence ATGACTGTCTGCGCGGTTGCCGCCTCGTTGTGGTTGCTCGGTGGCCCTGGACTTGTGGCCCATGCCGCTCCGTACACCCCGCCGAGCAGCAACCGATCCGATCTCCTTCTGGACGACAGTTGGAAATTCATTCTCGCGGATGTCCCCGGCGCGACGAACGTTGTGTTTGATGATTCTTCATGGACGCCGATCACGCTCCCGCACACGTGGAACAACCTCGACGGCCAGGATGGCGGAGGGAACTACTTCCGGGGCATCGGCTGGTACCGGCGGCATTACACGGTCGATGGATCGTACACCAACCGTCAGCTCTTCCTGAAGTTCGATGGCGCGAACATTGTCGCCGACGTGTATGTGAACGGAACATTTGTCGGCGAGCACAAGGGCGGTTTTTCCGCGTTCGTGTATGACGTCACGCCGTACATCAACGTCGGCGCTGACAACGTCATTGCGGTGAAGATGAACAACGCTTCCAACGCCGATATTCCACCGCTGAACGCCGACTTCACTTTTTTCGGGGGAATTTACCGTGATGTCCATCTGCTCGTGATGGACAAGCTGCACGTCACGCCACTCGACTACGGCTCGCCGGGCGTCTACCTGAAACAGACCAGCGTCAGCAGCAACTCCGCCAACCTTCAGGTCACAGCCAGGCTCCGCAATGACACCGCCGGCAATTCCAACGTGACAATCACGACGGTAATCGTGGACGCGACGAATAAAGTCGTGGCCACGTTGACCACCAATCAAGTGCTTGGCGCGGGCAGCGATCTGGCGATTGTCCAATCTACGACTATTTCCAATCCTCACCTGTGGAACGGGCGGGCTGATCCATACCTCTATCAGGCGTACGTTCAGGTCAGTGATGGCACCACGAACAATGACCTCGTCCAACAGCCACTCGGCTTTCGTTATTTCAGCGTCGACATGAACACAGGCTTCCACCTCAACGGCCAGTATCTCGATCTCCACGGGGTCAATTTTCATCAGGATCGGTTGAACGAAGGCTGGGCCATTAGCGCGGCTGACATGACGCAGGATGTTGGCCTGGTGGCGGAAATGGGTTGCACGGTCGTTCGCCTCGGCCATTATCAACATCCCCAGACCGAATACAATCTGCTGGACCAGGACGGAATCGTCGTCTGGAGCGAGATTCCTTTGATCGATAACATCTCATCGAGTGTGAACTTCTCCAACAACGCGAGCCAGCAGTTGATTGAGACCATCCGCCAGAACTACAATCACCCGTCCATCTGCTTCTGGGGAGTCTACAACGAAATCATTTTGCAGAGCGGGCCCGATCCGCGTCCGCTGGTGCAGTCCCTGAATCAATTGGCGCACGCCGAAGACCCGACGCGCCTGACTACAGCCGCGTCCTGTTGCGCGGACAACGGCGATCCCCTCAACTGGTACACCGACGTCATCGGGTTCAACGAGTATTACGGTTGGTACACCGGTTTCTACACGGATTTCGGCGGGGCGATGGACACCAAATTCCAGGGCGCCCAGCGGCCGATGGGTATCAGTGAGTACGGCGCGGGCGCCAGCATCTTCCAGCATATGGAGAATCCATCCGAGCCGGCTAATATCAGCAGTGCGGGCACTCCGCATTACGAGGAGTACCAGAACCTCCTGCATGAATCTACGTGGCAACAAATGCAGGCGCGACCGTATCTGTGGCTCAAGACCGTCTGGAACATGTTCGACTTTGCCTCGGACGGGCGGAATGAAGGCGATACCGCGGGCCGCAATGACAAGGGCCTCGTGACCTATGATCGCCAGACGCGCAAAGATTCTTTCTATTGGTACAAGGCGAATTGGACGACCAACGGGTTTGTTTACATCTCCAGCCGTCGTTTCACACCGCGGGCCACAACCACGGTGGAGGTCAAAGCATACTCCAATTGCGACAGCGTCCAGCTTCAAATCAATGGCGTATCGCAGGGCACACTCACCAGCACCAATCACATCTACAAATGGGCCGGCCGGACCCTGGCGGGCAGCAGCAACGCACTGGTCGCCATTGGCACGCAGGGCAGCCAAATATTTACCGACACGGTCATCTGGGTTGTGGCCACCGCGGTCAACTCCGGCGGTAGCGCCGTCGGCCAATTCGCCGCCGACGCCTACTTCACCGCGGGTGCGGCCTCCTCGAGCACGAACACGATTGACACCAGTACCGTTTCGAACCCCGCGCCACAAGCGGTGTATCAAACCTCGCGCTTCGGCAATTTCTCATACGTATTCCCCGGGCTCGTGACCAGTTCGAACTACCTCGTGCGCCTGCATTTCGCGGACTACTTTTGGACTACCACCGGCCAGCGCCGCTTCAACGTAGCCATCAACGGCGCACAGGTTCTGTCAAATTTTGACATCATCGCCGCGGCTGGCGCCCCGAACCGGGCGAATATCCAGCAGTTTATTGCCGCCCCCGACAACAGCGGGCAAATCACGGTCCAGTACACGACCCTCCTGGACAACGCGTTATCAAGCGGCATTGAGCTGGTCCCCAATGGGTTGGTTTCCAACAGGCCTCCGGTCATCGTGATCAACTCACCGGTCGGCGCCCTCGCCACGCTCAATAGCACCAATTCCGCTCTCGTTCTCAACGCCACCGTGACTGATGACGGAAACCCGCAACCGTCCACGCTCACAATGACGTGGACGCAGGTCGCGGGTCCCGGCACGGTGATCTTTGGTTCGTCCAACGCCCCGGTGACGACCGCCATTTTCCCGCAATCCGGTGCGTACATCCTCCGGCTGACGGCCAGCGACGGGGAATTCCAAGCCATCCAGAACGTGAACGTCACCGTCGATCCCGCAACAGTCTATGCAGCGGGCCTCACGGCGTACTGGAAGTTTGACGAGACGAGCGGGACCACCGCCTTCGATTCGTCCGGCAACGGGTTGAATGCTGCCGCGTCCAGCGCCGCGCTGTGGACGACGAACGGATATATCAATGGGGCGGTGAACATCAACAACACGGGGGCCAACAACGTCAATGCGGGTCATCCAGCCGCGTTGAACAATCTGTTCAGCACGGGCGCAACCGTGTGCGCGTACATTAATACCGCAAGCCTCGGTGGCGGCAGCCTCGGCCGAATCATGGACAAGAGCGGGACAGGTTGGATCCTGTACACGCAGAATTCGTTCATCAGCGGCCAGTACCAGTTGCAATTCGAGCAGACGTTTACCAACAACCGCACGAACAAATGGCAGACGGGACACATCATTACCACGAGTACCTGGGCGCATGTGGCCATTTCCTACAGCAGCAGTTCACAGTCAAACATCCCCGGCTTCTACGTTAATGGCGTGGCGCAGAGCATCACCGACGTGAGCACCGGGCCCGGAGGCCTGAGTGAGACTCCCCGTGATGATTCTGCCCAGAACCTTATGATTGGCAACCGCGCCGATGCTGCGCGGCCGTTTGGCGGACGGATCGATGACGTACGGATTTACAGTCGCTCCCTCTCGGCGGCGGAAGTTTTCGGGCTTGCGACGTTACCAACCGGCGACCGCGCGCCGTTTGTCAGCGCCGGCACCAACCGGATTACTGTTGTCGGTGCGCCGACCCCGTTGGCCGGCACAGCGGCGGACGACGGGCTCCCCAATCCGCCCGGGGTCTTGACGACGACGTGGAGCCAGATCAGTGGCGCCGGTACCGCAACTTTTGGCAACGCGAACGCCACAAACACGACGGTTACCTTCGACACCACCGGCGTGTACGACCTCCGTCTGACAGCGGATGACGGTCAGGCTCAAGCAGCCAGCGATATGACGATCACCGTCATGACACCGACGCTGTTCCAATCGTGGCAACTGCAGTATTTTATGTGTGTCGACTGTCCACAGGCTGCGGCCAATGCCGATCCGGATGGTGATGGGATGAACAACTTTCAGGAGTTTCAGGCGGGTACGGATCCGACGAACAGTAAATCCGTGTTCCACATCACTTCCGTGACGACCCAGGGCAGCGACGTGCGGGTAACCTGGACGACGGTCGGCGGTAATACCTACGCGGTCCAGGGTGCCGCAGCCGCTGGTTATTCCAGCAACAACTTTGTGGACCTCACTGACCTGATTTTCGCTCCCGGCAACGGTGAATCCACTACGAACTATCTCGACGAGGGCGCGAGCACCAACGGCCCGGGCCGATACTACCGCATTCGCCTCGCCGTGCCGCAGTAA
- a CDS encoding Flp family type IVb pilin — MKRRLQRLAHVGRKQSGQSLVEYALILALIAVVAILVLQGLGNKVNNTLSSVNANLP, encoded by the coding sequence ATGAAGAGACGTCTACAGAGACTTGCTCACGTGGGCAGGAAGCAATCAGGCCAAAGTCTGGTCGAGTACGCGCTGATCCTGGCTTTGATCGCGGTCGTCGCGATTCTGGTGCTCCAAGGGCTCGGCAATAAAGTCAATAATACGCTGTCATCCGTCAACGCGAATCTGCCCTAA
- a CDS encoding LamG-like jellyroll fold domain-containing protein, whose product MASRVCFHAATADAQIAPNLFIYSFNPAVSKISITPSSRWGLFRESDTITVSTTDSSSIRILAESGSVVYLGPPTSLHLPLGHYFVECNGDRNQFCVLPDDYAGASFLGTEADDGTDSSLTTRLAAVNPSWVRTGDGVWAAVEAQQGVWNWTAMDQAIAANAGRRIIAYVADALPAWVNANNFVASYTQFVQALANRYPNQLTAIEVWNEPWYNKFPNTTNLDTFVPFYLQLVAQARQSVKPVNPSIQVIGPAWSDFVRTESLAMTNSLNQFDGWSWHDYNRGYHAPDQDYGTPDWVPILETDRLSYYFGNFATQKPLLVDELGLYGHSALGTTNATANPGYNSNIDWYRGMCRAIKTTVMYRACGAETIIPHILTGYGQSPDSNLELFGWDMSATNVNSPRGPHPKTSAFLMTCYWLNGATLTDYRTPGQKAFLYAWQLPNNTSVVFAWATEGQTVSLINTTLAATDLYGNSIPVSTLTETPVLFQSSTLSPAALLTNVLAALPPNLNLPPVFTPIGSQSISKGQTLQFTVSATDPNHYALTYSAAPLPAGASFDPITGVFSWTPTASQLGAYPITFTATDNPTTSASISITISVVGNLLDGLANDWKFDANGGTIAADSAGQASGTLSNIPPSGWVAGRHGSALSFNGTNSSVMLPSSALAFTNNFTVAAWLYPRNALAAGAFISVRSIYQSSGFRFFIYNNSVFVQGQTTAGWQFATFANGAIQNGNWYHVTVVDDNSTILVYLNGVYLGSAYWGGNMIMSSNPFSRIGSDGTQGADYFNGIIDDVMLFTRTLGPGEVTLLYQGAYQLPTPTVTLKLVGSNAVVSFTTVTSATYEVDYRNDLTTGTWLSLTNGIPGTGGILSNIDFGATSQSKRFYRVVAHYLNSP is encoded by the coding sequence TTGGCAAGCAGAGTTTGTTTCCACGCAGCAACAGCGGATGCCCAGATAGCACCGAACCTCTTCATCTATTCTTTTAATCCCGCCGTTTCCAAGATCTCCATCACGCCGAGTTCACGCTGGGGCCTGTTCCGTGAGTCCGACACCATCACGGTCAGCACCACGGACAGTTCTTCGATCCGCATTCTGGCGGAGAGCGGCTCGGTCGTGTACCTCGGGCCTCCGACTTCGTTGCACCTCCCACTCGGGCATTATTTCGTCGAGTGCAACGGTGATCGGAACCAATTCTGCGTCCTGCCCGACGACTACGCGGGCGCTTCCTTCCTGGGCACCGAGGCCGACGATGGAACGGATAGCTCGCTGACCACACGACTGGCCGCGGTCAATCCTTCCTGGGTGCGCACCGGAGATGGGGTCTGGGCGGCGGTCGAGGCCCAGCAGGGCGTTTGGAACTGGACCGCGATGGACCAGGCGATCGCCGCCAACGCGGGGCGCAGGATCATCGCGTACGTGGCCGACGCCCTGCCGGCCTGGGTGAATGCCAACAACTTCGTCGCCAGTTATACGCAGTTTGTCCAAGCCCTGGCCAACCGTTACCCGAACCAACTGACCGCCATCGAAGTGTGGAACGAACCCTGGTACAACAAGTTCCCCAACACGACGAACTTGGATACGTTTGTGCCCTTTTATCTGCAACTGGTGGCTCAGGCCCGTCAGTCGGTGAAACCCGTCAATCCGTCCATCCAGGTGATTGGACCGGCCTGGTCCGACTTCGTACGAACTGAGTCGCTGGCCATGACCAACAGCCTTAACCAATTCGACGGCTGGTCCTGGCACGACTACAATCGCGGCTATCACGCGCCGGACCAGGATTACGGCACGCCGGATTGGGTGCCGATTCTGGAGACCGACCGTCTCAGCTATTACTTTGGGAACTTTGCGACGCAGAAACCGCTGTTGGTCGATGAACTCGGCCTGTACGGCCACAGTGCCCTTGGGACCACCAACGCGACTGCCAACCCCGGGTACAATTCGAACATCGACTGGTACCGCGGGATGTGTCGGGCCATCAAAACAACCGTGATGTATCGCGCCTGCGGCGCTGAGACCATTATTCCGCACATCCTTACTGGGTATGGGCAATCGCCGGATTCAAACCTGGAATTGTTTGGCTGGGACATGTCTGCCACCAACGTCAACAGCCCGCGGGGACCGCATCCCAAGACCTCGGCTTTCTTGATGACGTGCTATTGGTTAAACGGCGCAACGCTAACCGACTATCGCACGCCCGGTCAAAAGGCATTCTTGTATGCCTGGCAGCTGCCCAATAATACTTCCGTCGTTTTCGCCTGGGCTACGGAAGGACAAACAGTGTCGTTAATCAACACCACCCTTGCCGCGACGGATCTGTATGGCAACAGCATTCCCGTGAGCACTTTGACGGAAACGCCGGTGCTCTTCCAGTCGAGCACCCTGAGCCCAGCAGCACTTCTCACCAATGTCCTGGCGGCCCTGCCGCCGAACCTGAACCTTCCGCCGGTATTCACACCCATCGGCAGTCAATCCATTTCGAAAGGACAAACACTGCAGTTCACCGTCTCAGCGACAGACCCCAACCACTATGCATTGACATACTCTGCCGCTCCGTTGCCCGCCGGCGCGTCGTTCGATCCCATCACGGGCGTGTTTTCGTGGACGCCCACTGCCAGCCAGTTGGGGGCCTATCCCATCACGTTTACGGCCACGGACAACCCGACAACGAGCGCCTCGATTTCCATCACGATCAGTGTCGTCGGGAATCTGTTGGACGGGCTGGCCAATGACTGGAAATTCGACGCGAACGGGGGAACAATCGCCGCCGATTCCGCCGGGCAGGCCAGCGGGACATTGTCAAACATCCCGCCCTCCGGCTGGGTCGCGGGCAGACACGGCTCGGCGTTGAGTTTTAACGGCACAAATTCGTCCGTGATGCTGCCCAGCAGTGCGCTCGCCTTTACCAACAATTTTACCGTGGCCGCCTGGCTCTACCCGCGCAACGCTTTGGCAGCAGGCGCCTTTATCTCCGTGCGATCCATTTATCAATCAAGCGGATTTCGGTTCTTCATCTACAACAACAGCGTGTTCGTACAAGGGCAAACCACCGCCGGTTGGCAGTTTGCAACCTTTGCCAATGGCGCCATCCAAAATGGCAATTGGTACCACGTGACGGTCGTCGACGACAATTCCACCATTCTGGTCTATCTAAACGGCGTCTATCTGGGAAGCGCCTACTGGGGCGGAAACATGATCATGAGTTCCAACCCCTTCAGTCGGATCGGCAGCGACGGGACCCAGGGGGCCGATTACTTCAACGGGATCATTGACGATGTGATGCTCTTTACCCGCACCCTGGGACCGGGCGAGGTCACGCTCTTGTATCAAGGAGCCTACCAGCTGCCCACGCCCACCGTTACCCTGAAATTAGTGGGCTCGAACGCAGTCGTCAGTTTTACGACGGTGACGAGCGCAACGTACGAAGTGGATTACCGCAACGACCTGACAACCGGCACCTGGTTGAGTTTGACCAACGGCATCCCTGGCACCGGCGGCATTCTTTCAAACATCGATTTTGGAGCCACGAGTCAGAGCAAACGATTTTATCGTGTCGTTGCGCATTACCTAAACAGCCCATAG
- a CDS encoding DoxX family protein, translating to MSRTVASWILAAFFVVAGLNHFLNPGPYLAMMPPYLPWHAGLIVVSGVAEIAGGLAILIAKMRRLAGWGLIALLVAVFPANVQVALHGWAGVQIPQWALWARLPLQGVLIAWVYGVCLARHSRSDTRSLSSG from the coding sequence ATGTCTCGCACCGTCGCATCGTGGATCCTGGCCGCATTCTTTGTCGTAGCCGGTCTGAATCACTTTCTGAATCCCGGTCCTTACCTCGCCATGATGCCACCGTATCTTCCATGGCACGCGGGGCTGATTGTTGTCAGCGGCGTCGCGGAAATTGCCGGTGGGTTGGCAATCCTTATCGCCAAAATGCGACGGCTGGCAGGGTGGGGCCTTATCGCCCTTTTGGTGGCGGTCTTTCCGGCGAATGTACAAGTGGCATTGCATGGCTGGGCCGGCGTACAGATACCGCAGTGGGCGTTATGGGCGCGCCTTCCTCTTCAAGGTGTGTTGATCGCGTGGGTTTACGGGGTCTGCCTGGCCCGACACTCCCGAAGCGACACACGAAGCCTGTCGTCCGGATAA
- a CDS encoding PEP-CTERM sorting domain-containing protein, translating into MEGLIYIMGCGEAKDLPARASLLNVERRGIAFMQTFTMKRVLLVGGVSAAICFSSTLPASANLLLSPGFETTTGWTAFNGANAASNGSILSGARSGRVSASASSNVTSGIFQTITNITAGSAFDLTGFADCTNQITFGRAGIQGVFFNASGVNLGTVETSPGNAKFSTTQIDSNTPPNFANVPDNPSGWVALDTGVFTAPANTAYMQVFVIGINLAGATSSVWFDNLDLEAVPEPSTIALGMMGIGLPLLMRRRRSR; encoded by the coding sequence TTGGAGGGCTTAATTTATATTATGGGCTGCGGAGAAGCAAAAGATTTGCCGGCGCGGGCGAGTTTACTTAACGTAGAAAGACGAGGGATAGCGTTTATGCAAACGTTCACAATGAAGCGAGTTTTACTCGTTGGCGGTGTCTCAGCGGCAATCTGTTTCAGTTCCACTTTGCCAGCATCGGCTAACTTGTTACTGTCTCCGGGTTTTGAGACTACCACCGGATGGACAGCTTTCAACGGCGCGAACGCGGCATCGAACGGTTCCATCCTCAGCGGTGCAAGGTCAGGAAGGGTGTCGGCCTCGGCGTCGAGCAATGTGACGTCGGGCATCTTCCAGACCATTACAAATATAACGGCTGGCTCGGCGTTTGACCTGACGGGTTTTGCAGATTGCACGAATCAGATTACCTTCGGCAGGGCTGGCATTCAGGGCGTATTTTTTAACGCGAGTGGCGTAAATCTGGGCACCGTGGAGACCAGCCCTGGCAATGCCAAATTTTCAACGACTCAAATTGACTCCAACACTCCCCCGAATTTTGCTAATGTTCCTGATAACCCATCGGGATGGGTCGCACTGGATACGGGTGTCTTTACCGCCCCGGCAAACACCGCATACATGCAGGTGTTTGTGATCGGCATCAATCTGGCTGGCGCTACTTCCAGCGTTTGGTTTGATAACCTCGACTTGGAAGCTGTTCCCGAGCCCTCGACGATCGCACTCGGGATGATGGGCATTGGTTTGCCACTGTTGATGCGTCGTCGTCGCAGTCGCTAG